The Spiroplasma litorale nucleotide sequence TTCTTCTTCGCTAAGTTTAAAATCTATATTTTTAATAGCTTTATATATATCATTAAATTTATAGCCTAATTTATAGAGTGAATTAATTATTTCTAAATGTTTTTTTGTGTTGTTAATATCTATAACCTCTTTTCTTATTGAGTCAACTATAGATTTAACAATTTTTGTAGATATTTTTGTTTTTTGAGATATAAACTCAATTTCATAATCTATACTAGATTTAATGATTTCATCATAATCCATGTTTAAAATTATTTTCTCCAAAGTTTTAAAACCAACGTTATTTATACTTATTAAAGTTTTTGCTAAATTTCATATTTTATAAGAGTCTAAAAATAAAAATTTAATAAAATAATCATTTTTATAATATAAATATCAAAACTTTACTTCTTGGTTTGTTTTATATTTATTCACTGAAATTAATTTACCAACAAATCCAAATTTATTTGACTCAAGAATAACTTCATTATTTATAATTTTGATAATTTTGCCAATAAAATACATAAAAAAAACACCCCTATAAATATTCGGTGTTTTTTAAGATTATTTTATCAATTCGTATAAAACCAATGCTTTTCCAGTGTATCTATCGCCGGTTCCCTCTAAGTTTGCTGCCTCAGAAGTTCATTCGCTTTCTGTAATATTAATTTCATCTAGTGAAATGTCTATTTTTTTCTCTTCCCACTCTTGTTTGTGAAGTTCTAATAATTTATTGTATATTGTTTCTTTTGATGGCCTTTCAACATTTGTACTAGAAGGATCTTTTTCAAGTTTACCTAAATTAAACTCAGTAATTATGTCACCGATATTCTTTTTTACTTCTGGTTCTTTTTCTCCACAAGATATAATTGTTGAAGTTGGTACTACTATAATTGAAAGTGATGATAAGATAGTTAAAACTTTTTTCATATTACTCCTTTTATTTATATTTATTATATATAAAGTATTTGATTATAATAAATTAATTTCTAAAAATTTCAAATAAAAACATCTTTAATGAACATCTAAAATAAAATTTACAGTAAAAAAGTACTTTTATTGTTAAAATTTTATTGAAAGGTGTTCTTTTTATATGGCAAAACAATAAACAAAAAACAAAAAACTAAATATAATTAATGAATCAAAATAAATGGGAATTTTAAATGCGGCACTAAAGTTTGATATTAGTACTAGCACAATTAAAAGATGAAAATCAGAGGTAAAAGTTAAAGGTGAAGGCGCTCTTGAATGAGGTAGTGGAACACAGGCAAAAGGAAATATTAAAAAATTTAAATACCATGATTGAATTTTTAAAGAACCTGATGATATGAGCGTTGAAGAATTAAGAGAGGCTTTGAAACTGGAACAAGCTTTAAAAAAGCATTTGGCGAAGACGACTAAGGAAAAGTACTTCGCCATTTTTAATGTTAAAAGAATGTTTTCTTTGAAATTATTTTGTTTATATTTAAAAGTTTCAAGGTATGGATATTTAAAATAACTTAAAAACGGAAAACCAAAGTATAAAAATTATAATAGAATTTTAGCAATTAAGATAAGATGCCTTTTTTACTTGTTTAAAAAAAGATTTGGTTATAATATGATAACTTTATTTTTAAACAAATACTTTAAAGAAAGATTAAACCCTTGAGTTGTTTATAGATATATGAAAATAATGAGTTTAAAAGCAGTGAAGAAAAAGAAAGTTCCAAACTATGATAAATCAGGTCCATTAAGATTTGAAAATTTACTGAATAGAAACTTTAATTCTAAAAATATAAATGAAAAATGAGTAACAGATGTAACTTATATAAAAACTATTAATGGAAATGTTTATCTATCTGTTATAAAAGATTTGTTTAATTCTGAAATTGTTGATTGAAAGTTATCGGTTAGTCCTAATAATAAATTATGTCATACAAATTTAATAAGTGCTATTAAAAAAGAGGTGCTCCAAAAATAATTCATTCAGATCAGGAGGCACCATACACAAATTAAACTTGAGAAAGATTATGTAAAAATAATAATATAAATATTTCTATGTCAAGAAGAGGGAACTCCCCAGATAATGGTGCATGTGAGTCTTTTTTTGGAACTTTTAAAAATGAATGTATATATACATATAAAGTAAAAGAACTACATTACTCAAATATTTATAAAATTATCTCAGACTATATAGAGTTTTATAATTACGTTAGACCTTGTCTAAAGCATAAAAAAACTCCATACGAAATTCGTATGGAAAAAGTATCTTTTTAATGTCAATTTTAATTGACAATTTCATAAAAGGTGTTTTTATTAATTATTAAGATAAGAATGTTGGTATAGTATGTTTCATTAATTTAATAATGTGTCATATTTCAGATTCGTATTTTTTAGTACCATTAATAACTGAAAGTAATGGTTGTTCACCAATTTTTGCAGGTAATTGTAAAGTATCTGCAAAGTATTTATCAATACCTCTAATTAGTGCTCCACCCCCACAAATAGTGATACCATTTCTGAAGATATCTCCAGCTAATTCTGGTGGTGTATCTTCAAGAACTTGAACAGTTAAATCAATAATTCTTGAAACAGGTACTTTTAAAACTTCGCGAATTTCTTCTGGTGTTATTTCAATTTCTCTTGGTAAACCAGAGACAACATCACGTCCATAAACTTTCATTCTTCTTTCATCTGCATATCTACTTAATGATCCAATATTAATTTTAATTGATTCTGAAGTTTTAGCACCAATTTCTAATCCATATTGAGAACGAATAAATTTTTGACATTCTTCATTTAAATAATTTCCTGCTACTTTAAGTGATTTTGAAAGAACAATATCTCCTGATGCTAATACTGCAACATCAGTTGTTCCACCACCTGTGTCTATTATTAAGTTTCCTGTTGGAGCATATATATTAACTCCACCACCCAAAGCAGCCATTTTAACTTCTTCTTCAATGAAAACTTGATTAGCCCCTAAATTAATTGCAATTTTTTTTAATGCAGACTTTTCTAGTTCAGTGATAACTGATGGACATGCTAATAACATAACTGAATTTTTTAGTAATTTATTTATTCTTAATCTTGTGAAAATTCATTTTAATTGAGCTTCTGTTGCTCTAATATCGGTAATAACTCCATCAACCATTGGTTTGATAACTCTAATATTTTTGTTACCTTTTCCAATCATTTTATAAGCTTCTTTACCCACGGCAATTATTCTATTTTCTTTAATTTTATAAGCAACTATAGATGGTTCGTTGTAAACCACACCTTGCCCAGAAATATATACCAAAGTGTTTGCTGTTCCTAAATCCATAGAAATAAAATTTGGTTTATTTGATGTTGTTTTTAACATATTATTATTACTCCTTAAAAGTTGATTTTAAGCTATTAAATATTAGTTGTTTTGTTAATAAATAATAACCCACATATAATATAATATAAAAACAAAAAATAGTAAATTGAAACGTAATATTTTGAAATTAATTTTACAAAAAAAAATTAATTTTAATAATTTTTTCTAAATTATATATTAAAATTAATACCATCTTTTATTAAATTAAGTAATTTATGACCTACTGCCCCATCTCTTACATTTTTTATAATTTCTTTTGCAAGTTTTTTTAGTTCAGGAATTGCATTTTCTACTGCGTATGAGTTTTTAAAATCTTCAAACATGCATATGTCATTTACATTATCACCAAATACATATAAATTATCTTCGTCAACTTGCAAGTAATTTAATAAATTTCTTAAACCATAACTTTTGCAAACATTTTTTTTATACACTTCTATTTTTGCCCCGTCTGGGTAATTGAATTGAACACTTTGTAAGTCAAGTTTTTTAATTAATTCATTTGCAATTTTGATTTTTTTATCATTGTCACAATCTAAAACAATATTTACAAATTCATTATCGTTATTTATACTTTCTTCAATCATTTCTTTCAAACTATCATAAACATATATTACTTTATTATTTTCTTGATTCAAAAGAATTGATTCTGATTTATTCAAAACAAATTGACTATATCAAGCATCGTTTTTGACTATATGAGCTCTAAAATCATTATGAAGAACAAAACCAATTCCAGTTTCATAAAATCTTTTCATAATTTCATAAATTTCATCTTTTTCAAAGTGATTTTTTGAAATGTATTTTTTTGTTATTGGATCAATTACAGATGAACCATTAGAGCATACGATAGGAAGTTTTATATTTAATTTTTCAACTAAAAAGTCAACTATAAAATAGTTTCTTCCAGTAACTAATGTTAATGCATTATTACTTTTTTTTTGAAATTCTAAAATTGTTTTTTGATTTTCTTCCGATACTTCATCTCATTTGTAAAGAATTGTACCATCAATGTCGGTTGCAGCTATTATATTATTTTTAACCATGAATTTAATGCTCCTTATAAAATTTTATTTTTTTCAAAATAATATTCAAAAATTTCATAAATATTTTTTAAACTGTTTTTATCTAAAGAAGAGATTGAAATAAATTTATCAGCTGAGTCTAAAGTTAATGTTTCTTTAATTATTTTTTCATTTTTTTTGATGTCATTTTTTTTGCACTTATCTTTTTTTGTGGCAACAATTAAGACGTTTGTTTTATGATATTTAAAAAAGTTATACATTTCTACATCTTCATTTGTAGGTTTGTGTCTTAAATCCACGAGTTGACATACAAAAATAAGATTTTTTCTATCAGTTAAGTACTCTTCCATCATTTTTGCAAAACTTACTTTTATTTCATTGCTTACTCTTGCGAAACCATATCCCGGAGCATCAACAATTCTAAATTGACCATTATTAATATCAAAAAAATTTAAAAGTCTAGTTTTACCAGGTGTAGATGATGTTTTTGCTAATTTTTTGTTGTTTGTTAGTGAATTAATAAAAGTTGATTTTCCAACATTACTTCTACCTATAAAACAAACTTCATTAATATCATCATTAATTCATCCTTCTTTATTGGCAGCAGATTTAACAAATTTAGCATTTTTGATAATGTACTTATCCATATTAATATTTTAAAATCTTTTTATATGGTTTTACTGATTTTCTAAATTCTTTTCTAAGTTTTTTGAAGTCAAATTCTTCTTTTGGTGTAAGTAAAATTACATCATAATAATACCTATTAAGTTTCTCAACATGATTTTTTTGTTTTTCTATTTTCATTTCAAGAATTGGATTTTTCTTTGAAGTTGTATCAAAGTAATTCACTAATGATTCTAAAACCCTTTCTTCCATTTGAAGATAACTGAAAAAATCTTCTCTTTTGATTTTACTTAAGTTTAATTTAGAGAATGTTTTTTTCTCTTCTTTTGTTAAAAAATATTCAATCATTTTTAATCTCCTTATAATATATATTATATAAAATTTAGAATTTTTTTTAAACCCCTATAAACTATAAGTTAGTATTATTTCTTAATATAATAAAAAAATATTGGATATCCAATATTTTTTTTGTTTTAAAAGAACGTTACAGGTTTATGTTGATGAAGTTCTTTTAATTTAATTCATATTTCAGATTCATACTTCTTAGTACCGTTAATAACCGCTAATAATGGTTGTTCACCAATTTTTGCAGGTAATTGTAAAGTATCTGCAAAGTATTTATCAATACCTCTAATTAGTGCTCCACCCCCACAAATAGTAATACCATTTCTAAAGATATCTCCGGCTAATTCTGGTGGAGTTTCTTCAAGTACTTGAACAGTTAAATCGATAATTCTTGAAACTGGTACTTTTAATACTTCACGAACTTCTTCAGGAGTTATTTCAACTTCCCTTGGAAGTCCTGAAACAATATCACGTCCATAAACTTTCATTCTTCTTTCATCAACATATTTTGCTAATGATCCAATATTCATTTTTATAGATTCAGCAGTTTTAGAACCAATTTCTAGTCCATATTGTGAACGTAGAAATTTAAGACATTCATCATTTAAATAATTTCCTGCAACTCTAATTG carries:
- a CDS encoding DDE-type integrase/transposase/recombinase, translated to MITLFLNKYFKERLNPWVVYRYMKIMSLKAVKKKKVPNYDKSGPLRFENLLNRNFNSKNINEKWVTDVTYIKTINGNVYLSVIKDLFNSEIVDWKLSVSPNNKLCHTNLISAIKKEVLQK
- a CDS encoding RuvA C-terminal domain-containing protein, encoding MYFIGKIIKIINNEVILESNKFGFVGKLISVNKYKTNQEVKFWYLYYKNDYFIKFLFLDSYKIWNLAKTLISINNVGFKTLEKIILNMDYDEIIKSSIDYEIEFISQKTKISTKIVKSIVDSIRKEVIDINNTKKHLEIINSLYKLGYKFNDIYKAIKNIDFKLSEEEIIRKALININGK
- a CDS encoding HAD-IIB family hydrolase, with the translated sequence MVKNNIIAATDIDGTILYKWDEVSEENQKTILEFQKKSNNALTLVTGRNYFIVDFLVEKLNIKLPIVCSNGSSVIDPITKKYISKNHFEKDEIYEIMKRFYETGIGFVLHNDFRAHIVKNDAWYSQFVLNKSESILLNQENNKVIYVYDSLKEMIEESINNDNEFVNIVLDCDNDKKIKIANELIKKLDLQSVQFNYPDGAKIEVYKKNVCKSYGLRNLLNYLQVDEDNLYVFGDNVNDICMFEDFKNSYAVENAIPELKKLAKEIIKNVRDGAVGHKLLNLIKDGINFNI
- a CDS encoding integrase core domain-containing protein, giving the protein MSMSRRGNSPDNGACESFFGTFKNECIYTYKVKELHYSNIYKIISDYIEFYNYVRPCLKHKKTPYEIRMEKVSF
- the yihA gene encoding ribosome biogenesis GTP-binding protein YihA/YsxC, whose amino-acid sequence is MIKNAKFVKSAANKEGWINDDINEVCFIGRSNVGKSTFINSLTNNKKLAKTSSTPGKTRLLNFFDINNGQFRIVDAPGYGFARVSNEIKVSFAKMMEEYLTDRKNLIFVCQLVDLRHKPTNEDVEMYNFFKYHKTNVLIVATKKDKCKKNDIKKNEKIIKETLTLDSADKFISISSLDKNSLKNIYEIFEYYFEKNKIL
- the mreB gene encoding rod shape-determining protein — translated: MLKTTSNKPNFISMDLGTANTLVYISGQGVVYNEPSIVAYKIKENRIIAVGKEAYKMIGKGNKNIRVIKPMVDGVITDIRATEAQLKWIFTRLRINKLLKNSVMLLACPSVITELEKSALKKIAINLGANQVFIEEEVKMAALGGGVNIYAPTGNLIIDTGGGTTDVAVLASGDIVLSKSLKVAGNYLNEECQKFIRSQYGLEIGAKTSESIKINIGSLSRYADERRMKVYGRDVVSGLPREIEITPEEIREVLKVPVSRIIDLTVQVLEDTPPELAGDIFRNGITICGGGALIRGIDKYFADTLQLPAKIGEQPLLSVINGTKKYESEIWHIIKLMKHTIPTFLS